A region from the Halosolutus gelatinilyticus genome encodes:
- a CDS encoding archease, which yields MGFELRAHTADVAVAATGESVSDVFAAVADGLAAATCDEIPPEPDDRFSVSVRAESREALLFDYLDELVYLRDVRGELPVDNRVESIDGPAADGDRTDADEWVLEASARGVPLAAVDAREVKAVTYSEMRLERVDGGWEAYVVFDV from the coding sequence ATGGGCTTCGAACTGCGAGCGCACACGGCGGACGTCGCGGTCGCGGCGACCGGCGAGTCGGTGTCCGACGTTTTCGCCGCCGTCGCGGACGGCCTCGCCGCCGCGACGTGCGACGAGATCCCGCCCGAACCGGACGATCGGTTCTCGGTCTCGGTTCGGGCAGAGAGCCGCGAGGCGTTACTGTTCGATTACCTCGACGAACTGGTCTACCTCCGGGACGTCAGGGGCGAGCTCCCGGTCGACAACCGCGTCGAGTCGATCGACGGCCCCGCGGCTGACGGCGATCGGACCGACGCCGACGAGTGGGTCCTCGAAGCCAGCGCCCGCGGCGTCCCGCTGGCGGCGGTCGACGCTCGCGAGGTGAAGGCTGTGACCTACTCCGAGATGCGTCTCGAGCGCGTCGACGGCGGGTGGGAGGCCTACGTCGTCTTCGACGTGTGA
- a CDS encoding helix-turn-helix domain-containing protein has protein sequence MSTIAELTIPAEEFALRRTLEASSGVDIEIERVVAYDPEYVMPYVWFAADESTLGAVDDAIGDDPTVDEAELLTDLGNERLYRMNWIDDVTVVIHMLTEEKATILDATVEDEYKRWRFRVLFPERDALSRTYEFATDRGISIDVEKIHQLDETHQGRYGLTSAQYETLVQALERGYYEIPRNVDMEELADELGISHQALSERLRRAHRALVGEAIELGGQDGDRS, from the coding sequence ATGAGTACGATCGCCGAACTCACGATCCCCGCCGAGGAGTTCGCCCTTCGGCGAACGCTCGAGGCGTCGTCGGGGGTCGACATCGAGATCGAACGCGTCGTCGCGTACGATCCGGAGTACGTCATGCCCTACGTCTGGTTCGCCGCCGACGAGTCGACGCTGGGGGCCGTCGACGACGCGATCGGGGACGATCCGACGGTCGACGAGGCCGAACTGCTGACGGACCTCGGAAACGAGCGACTGTACCGGATGAACTGGATCGACGACGTCACCGTCGTGATCCACATGCTGACCGAAGAGAAGGCGACGATACTCGACGCGACGGTCGAGGACGAGTACAAACGGTGGCGCTTTCGCGTCCTCTTCCCGGAACGGGACGCGCTCTCGCGCACCTACGAGTTCGCGACCGATCGGGGGATTTCGATCGACGTCGAGAAGATCCACCAGCTCGACGAGACCCACCAGGGCCGGTACGGGTTGACCAGCGCCCAGTACGAGACGCTGGTCCAGGCGCTCGAGCGAGGTTACTACGAGATTCCTCGCAACGTTGATATGGAGGAGCTGGCCGACGAACTCGGTATCTCCCACCAGGCGCTCTCAGAACGGCTCCGGCGGGCCCACCGCGCGCTCGTCGGGGAGGCGATCGAACTCGGTGGACAGGACGGAGATCGATCGTAG
- a CDS encoding glycosyltransferase → MASVILPTVRRTSAMDSIVAGLRDTDELFIVCDSEDDPIWTAAPPEAEVIVAGDPVGCSGKAHALATGMERATSEIIVWSDDDVDRDDDGEWLERLVEHARRDGAATEVPVFVGDGFWPLLEPVFVLTVTYDVLSGSHVWGGGVAFDRNVMDEEQFLRKLRSTVGDDYLLSEYLDDPWIDRGHIRRVEVSGTLREIYHRVVRWIKPGYVYHPLAFTAGIGVFLALALGAVVFPLAGISITTLVGFWTYRAAKIRRPSVFLSYPSFILLPILLVLGAVAPTFRWGNREYRWQGKFDVTVYS, encoded by the coding sequence ATGGCGAGCGTAATTCTCCCGACGGTTCGAAGGACATCGGCGATGGATTCCATTGTTGCTGGTCTTCGGGATACGGATGAACTATTCATCGTCTGTGATTCCGAGGACGATCCGATATGGACCGCCGCTCCGCCAGAGGCAGAAGTGATCGTCGCGGGGGACCCTGTCGGGTGTTCGGGGAAGGCGCACGCGCTTGCAACGGGTATGGAGCGGGCGACGAGCGAGATCATCGTCTGGTCCGATGACGATGTGGACCGCGACGACGATGGTGAGTGGCTCGAGCGACTAGTGGAACACGCGCGCAGAGACGGTGCAGCGACCGAAGTGCCGGTGTTCGTCGGGGATGGATTCTGGCCGCTTCTCGAGCCTGTGTTCGTGCTAACTGTGACGTATGACGTGCTCTCCGGGAGTCACGTCTGGGGTGGCGGTGTCGCGTTCGACCGGAATGTGATGGACGAGGAGCAGTTCCTCCGAAAATTGCGTAGTACCGTCGGTGACGACTACCTGCTCAGCGAATACCTCGACGATCCGTGGATCGATCGGGGCCACATTCGACGAGTCGAGGTATCGGGAACGCTTCGAGAGATCTACCATCGAGTGGTACGGTGGATCAAACCCGGGTACGTGTACCATCCCCTGGCGTTCACCGCGGGGATCGGCGTCTTTCTCGCGCTCGCCCTCGGTGCAGTCGTCTTCCCGCTGGCAGGGATCTCGATTACCACGCTCGTCGGGTTCTGGACGTATCGCGCGGCGAAAATCCGCCGCCCGTCCGTTTTCCTTTCGTACCCGTCGTTCATTCTATTGCCCATCCTCCTCGTGTTAGGTGCTGTTGCGCCGACGTTTCGATGGGGGAATCGAGAATACAGATGGCAGGGGAAGTTCGACGTTACGGTGTACTCGTGA
- a CDS encoding GNAT family N-acetyltransferase: protein MSVNIDSRVVTPGSDDFVDEAWELKERINREEGVLKQRYDFFTDAYRRSKVHCYVRDADLVGFAAVRRDGYILFLAVSPDCRGEGIGKRLVARVVEEHDTVTCHARTSNENALQFYERLGFEIKRRIDGYYEDGGDAYYLKLGADAGITDRISDLMRR, encoded by the coding sequence GTGAGCGTCAACATCGACAGTCGCGTCGTCACCCCGGGCAGTGACGACTTCGTCGACGAAGCGTGGGAGCTCAAAGAGCGGATAAACCGGGAAGAAGGCGTCCTCAAGCAGCGGTACGATTTCTTTACCGACGCCTATCGCCGCTCGAAGGTTCACTGTTACGTCCGGGATGCCGATCTCGTGGGGTTCGCGGCCGTGCGACGGGACGGGTACATTCTCTTTCTGGCCGTCTCGCCCGACTGTCGCGGCGAGGGGATCGGAAAGCGCCTCGTCGCCCGCGTCGTCGAAGAACACGACACCGTCACGTGTCACGCACGGACGAGCAACGAGAACGCCCTCCAGTTCTACGAACGCCTCGGGTTCGAGATCAAACGCAGAATCGACGGCTACTACGAGGACGGCGGCGACGCCTACTACCTGAAACTCGGCGCAGACGCCGGGATCACCGATCGGATCTCGGATCTGATGCGGCGGTGA
- a CDS encoding RtcB family protein — protein MSEATFDADGITLEQVREYVWEIPQEDGMRAPARVLASEALLEQIQDDKTLEQIKNTTHLPGITNYAICMPDGHQGYGFPVGGVGALDAENGCISPGAVGYDINCGVRMMRTNLTYDELQGREEELVDSLFANVPSGLGGGGIVEAGVDAVDEILARGVDWALENGHAVEEDLLHCEDEGMRAGADPSKVSQKAKDRGKNQIGSLGSGNHFLEVQRVTDVFDDEVGEAFGLEEDRIVILIHCGSRGLGHQTCNDYLRKIEQQHQGLLNQLPDKELAAAPAGSQLAEDYYGAMNAAINFAWVNRQLIMHRTRQVFERVFDRSWEEMDMHLLYDVAHNIAKKEAHTVDGEERELYVHRKGATRAFPAGHPEVPKAYRDVGQPVIIPGSMGAGSYVLRGGENSMNLTFGSTAHGAGRLMSRTQAKNEYWGGDVQQQLQEQDRIYVKAQSGATVAEEAPGVYKDVDEVVRVSDELGIGDKVARTFPVCNIKG, from the coding sequence ATGAGCGAAGCCACGTTCGACGCGGACGGAATCACGCTCGAACAGGTGCGGGAGTACGTCTGGGAGATCCCCCAGGAGGACGGGATGCGCGCGCCGGCGCGGGTGCTGGCGAGCGAAGCGCTGCTCGAGCAGATCCAGGACGACAAGACGCTCGAGCAGATCAAAAACACGACCCACTTGCCGGGAATCACGAACTACGCGATCTGCATGCCCGACGGCCACCAGGGCTACGGCTTTCCTGTCGGCGGCGTCGGCGCGTTGGATGCCGAGAACGGCTGTATCTCGCCGGGAGCGGTCGGCTACGACATCAACTGCGGCGTCCGGATGATGCGGACGAACCTCACCTACGACGAGCTTCAGGGCCGGGAGGAGGAACTCGTCGACTCGCTGTTCGCGAACGTCCCCTCGGGACTGGGTGGGGGCGGCATCGTCGAGGCCGGCGTCGACGCCGTCGACGAGATCCTCGCCCGTGGGGTCGACTGGGCCCTCGAGAACGGCCACGCCGTCGAGGAGGACCTGTTGCACTGCGAGGACGAGGGGATGCGAGCGGGCGCCGACCCCTCGAAGGTGAGCCAGAAGGCCAAGGATCGCGGGAAGAACCAGATCGGCTCGCTCGGCTCGGGCAACCACTTCCTCGAAGTCCAGCGCGTGACGGACGTCTTCGACGACGAGGTCGGCGAGGCGTTCGGACTCGAGGAAGACCGAATCGTCATCCTGATCCACTGCGGCTCTCGCGGGCTGGGCCACCAGACGTGCAACGACTACCTGCGGAAGATCGAACAGCAACACCAGGGCCTGCTGAACCAGCTTCCGGACAAGGAGCTCGCGGCCGCGCCAGCCGGTTCGCAACTCGCCGAGGACTACTACGGCGCGATGAACGCCGCGATCAACTTCGCGTGGGTCAACCGCCAGCTGATCATGCACCGCACCCGACAGGTGTTCGAGCGGGTGTTCGATCGGTCCTGGGAGGAGATGGACATGCACCTCCTGTACGACGTGGCCCACAACATCGCGAAGAAAGAGGCACATACCGTCGACGGCGAGGAGCGCGAACTCTACGTCCACCGGAAGGGAGCTACGCGAGCGTTTCCGGCGGGCCATCCGGAGGTGCCGAAGGCCTACCGCGACGTCGGCCAGCCCGTGATCATCCCCGGCAGCATGGGCGCCGGCAGCTACGTGTTGCGCGGCGGCGAGAATTCGATGAACCTCACGTTCGGCTCGACGGCCCACGGCGCGGGTCGGCTGATGAGCCGCACGCAAGCGAAAAACGAGTACTGGGGCGGCGACGTCCAACAGCAGCTCCAGGAACAGGATCGGATCTACGTGAAGGCCCAGTCGGGCGCGACGGTCGCAGAGGAGGCGCCGGGGGTGTACAAAGACGTCGACGAAGTCGTCCGCGTCTCGGACGAACTCGGCATCGGCGACAAGGTGGCGCGGACGTTCCCGGTGTGTAACATCAAGGGCTGA